A window of Halomonas sp. H10-9-1 contains these coding sequences:
- a CDS encoding DUF4214 domain-containing protein codes for MQFFMPSTASLQTVQTLYIAYYGRPADPKGLQFWADQLDQADGDLTAILEDFGNSSEFIDAFGELDPDSVKPAPTLPPSPPASIF; via the coding sequence ATGCAGTTCTTCATGCCTTCAACTGCATCTCTGCAAACTGTACAGACGTTATACATTGCCTACTATGGTCGACCTGCAGATCCGAAAGGTCTGCAATTCTGGGCTGATCAGCTTGACCAAGCCGATGGTGACTTGACGGCTATCCTTGAAGATTTCGGCAACTCGTCTGAATTCATCGACGCGTTTGGTGAACTTGATCCTGATTCCGTGAAGCCAGCGCCGACACTTCCCCCATCACCGCCAGCGAGCATTTTTTGA
- a CDS encoding lysylphosphatidylglycerol synthase transmembrane domain-containing protein — MTSAVNHLEGWRLRALILSIVVATAGYLAFSLWGGWEEVVAAFVQIGLLGTLIALSLSLVNYGLRFGRWQLYLSQLGHRVPWSPSLRIYLSGFALTTTPGKAGEAFRGVLLKQRGVPFPATFAAFISERLSDLVAIVLLTLVGLAQYPQARGIVLAGVLGIGVVLACLSSQTLLDRLHRWASARQGKLMALVAHASEMLGGARRCHRPGLLGVATVISVVAWGAEALAFYWMLGWLGADISLSFAIFVYALSMLAGALSFLPGGLGGAEAVMVSLLVLKGMTMPAAIAATVFIRLATLWFAVVIGLVALIRSRHGEVPAEEAA, encoded by the coding sequence ATGACCTCGGCGGTGAACCACCTGGAGGGGTGGCGTCTGCGCGCGCTGATCCTCTCCATCGTGGTGGCGACTGCCGGCTACCTGGCGTTTTCCCTGTGGGGTGGCTGGGAGGAGGTGGTCGCCGCCTTCGTCCAGATCGGCCTGCTGGGCACGCTGATCGCCCTGAGCCTGTCCCTGGTGAACTATGGCCTGCGCTTCGGGCGCTGGCAGCTCTACCTGTCGCAGCTGGGCCATCGCGTGCCCTGGTCACCGAGCCTGCGCATCTACTTGAGTGGCTTTGCCCTGACCACCACCCCCGGCAAGGCGGGCGAGGCCTTCCGCGGCGTGCTCCTCAAGCAGCGTGGCGTACCGTTCCCGGCGACCTTCGCCGCCTTCATCAGCGAGCGGCTCTCCGATCTCGTCGCCATCGTGCTGCTCACCCTGGTGGGGCTGGCCCAGTACCCCCAGGCGCGGGGTATTGTGCTCGCCGGGGTGCTGGGCATCGGGGTGGTGCTGGCCTGCCTGTCGAGCCAGACGCTGCTAGACCGGCTGCACCGCTGGGCCTCGGCCCGCCAGGGCAAGCTGATGGCCCTGGTCGCCCATGCCAGCGAGATGCTGGGCGGCGCGCGGCGCTGTCACCGTCCGGGCCTGCTGGGCGTGGCCACCGTGATCAGCGTGGTCGCCTGGGGCGCCGAGGCACTGGCCTTCTACTGGATGCTGGGCTGGCTGGGCGCCGACATCTCGTTGTCATTCGCCATCTTCGTCTACGCGCTGTCGATGCTGGCCGGCGCGCTGAGCTTCCTGCCGGGCGGCCTGGGCGGCGCCGAGGCGGTGATGGTCTCGCTGCTGGTCCTCAAGGGCATGACGATGCCCGCCGCCATCGCGGCGACGGTGTTCATTCGCCTGGCCACGCTGTGGTTTGCCGTGGTGATTGGCCTGGTGGCCCTGATCCGTAGCCGTCACGGGGAAGTCCCGGCGGAGGAGGCTGCATGA
- a CDS encoding SDR family oxidoreductase: MNSLKRVILFGATSAIAEQTARQLVAQGASLYCVGRNRDKLMALIDDLKVRASSQQRIDGCVADLTDSAQHAHLIDAAEHLLGGIDGVLIAHGTLPDQQACQADTTLTRQEIETNALSVINLLTLLANRLEQQQRGVIAVISSVAGDRGRQSNYVYGAAKGMLSIFLQGLRNRLAKANVDVVTIKPGFVDTPMTAAFDKGGPLWAKPEQIAKGIITAMQKGKGEVYLPWFWWGIMLIIKHIPEAIFKRMSL, translated from the coding sequence ATGAACTCCCTAAAGCGTGTGATCCTCTTCGGGGCGACCTCCGCCATTGCCGAGCAGACCGCCCGGCAACTGGTCGCCCAGGGCGCCTCCCTCTACTGCGTGGGGCGCAATCGCGACAAGCTGATGGCCCTGATCGACGACCTCAAGGTACGGGCCAGCAGCCAACAGCGCATCGATGGCTGCGTGGCCGACCTGACCGACAGCGCCCAGCATGCCCACCTCATCGATGCCGCCGAGCACCTGCTGGGCGGCATCGATGGCGTGCTGATCGCCCACGGCACCCTGCCGGACCAGCAGGCCTGCCAGGCGGATACCACCCTGACCCGCCAGGAAATCGAGACCAACGCCCTGAGCGTGATTAACCTGCTCACCCTGCTCGCCAACCGCCTTGAGCAGCAGCAGCGCGGCGTGATCGCCGTGATCAGCTCGGTGGCCGGTGACCGGGGGCGGCAGAGCAACTACGTCTACGGCGCCGCCAAGGGCATGCTCTCCATCTTCCTGCAAGGCTTGCGCAACCGGCTGGCCAAGGCCAACGTCGATGTGGTGACTATCAAGCCCGGTTTCGTGGATACCCCCATGACCGCCGCGTTCGACAAGGGCGGACCGCTATGGGCCAAGCCCGAGCAGATCGCCAAGGGCATCATCACGGCCATGCAGAAGGGCAAGGGCGAGGTATACCTGCCGTGGTTCTGGTGGGGGATCATGCTGATCATCAAGCATATCCCCGAGGCCATCTTCAAACGGATGTCGCTATGA
- a CDS encoding FAD-binding oxidoreductase has product MSAPRSWNRLPRVAPDAVHALTQRTAGVPGHLPRPLLAHGNGRSYGDVCLTEQGTLLLTRGLDRFIEFDPQRGVVRCEAGVTLAEVLALVVPRGWFLPSTPGTRLATVGGAVANDVHGKNHHAVGSFGHHVRALELWRSDGSVIECRPEDDNGWFSATVGGLGLTGLIRWVELQLMPIQNPWMWVESQRFANLEEFWTLNRRAEARWPYTVAWIDCLAKGKAQGRGILLAGQHAAAQADLPTFKEGGKRIPVDPPFSLVNGLSLRAFNTLYYRQPVRPQGALTHYVPYFYPLDAIQDWNRIYGRRGFYQYQCVIPPREAEAATAALLDTIARRGEGSFLAVLKTFGRKPSLGMLSFPRPGTTLALDFPNRGDKTRRLFEALDAIVREAGGTLYPGKDARMPANLFQSGFPQWEAFSEYVDPGFSSRFWQRVTS; this is encoded by the coding sequence ATGAGCGCCCCGCGTTCCTGGAACCGCCTGCCACGTGTGGCCCCCGACGCGGTACATGCGCTGACCCAGCGCACGGCGGGCGTGCCGGGCCACCTGCCCAGGCCGCTGCTGGCCCACGGCAACGGGCGCAGCTACGGCGATGTCTGCCTGACCGAACAGGGCACCCTGCTGCTGACTCGCGGGCTCGACCGCTTCATCGAGTTCGACCCGCAGCGCGGCGTCGTGCGCTGTGAGGCGGGCGTGACCCTGGCCGAGGTTCTCGCCCTGGTGGTGCCGCGAGGCTGGTTCCTGCCCAGCACGCCGGGCACGCGCCTGGCCACCGTGGGCGGCGCCGTCGCCAACGACGTGCATGGCAAGAACCACCATGCCGTGGGCAGCTTCGGCCACCATGTGCGTGCCCTGGAACTGTGGCGCAGCGATGGCAGCGTCATCGAGTGCCGACCGGAGGATGACAATGGCTGGTTCTCGGCCACCGTCGGCGGGCTGGGCCTGACCGGGCTGATTCGCTGGGTCGAGCTTCAGCTGATGCCCATCCAGAATCCCTGGATGTGGGTCGAGTCGCAGCGCTTCGCCAACCTGGAGGAGTTCTGGACGCTCAATCGCCGCGCCGAGGCCCGTTGGCCCTACACCGTGGCCTGGATCGACTGTCTGGCCAAGGGCAAGGCCCAGGGCCGGGGCATCCTGCTGGCCGGCCAGCATGCGGCGGCACAGGCCGACCTGCCGACCTTCAAGGAGGGCGGCAAGCGGATTCCCGTCGATCCACCGTTCTCGCTGGTCAATGGCCTGAGCCTGCGCGCCTTCAATACCCTCTACTACCGACAGCCGGTGCGGCCCCAGGGGGCGCTGACTCACTATGTGCCGTACTTCTACCCGCTGGATGCCATTCAGGACTGGAACCGCATCTACGGGCGGCGGGGCTTCTACCAGTATCAGTGCGTGATCCCGCCCCGCGAGGCCGAGGCCGCCACGGCGGCGCTGCTCGACACCATCGCCAGGCGCGGCGAGGGCTCGTTTCTCGCCGTGCTCAAGACCTTCGGGCGCAAGCCGTCGTTGGGCATGCTGTCGTTCCCGCGCCCCGGTACCACCCTGGCCCTGGACTTCCCCAACCGGGGTGACAAGACCCGGCGCCTGTTCGAGGCGCTGGATGCCATCGTGCGTGAAGCCGGTGGCACCCTCTACCCCGGCAAGGACGCCCGCATGCCGGCGAACCTCTTCCAGTCCGGCTTCCCCCAGTGGGAAGCCTTCAGCGAGTACGTCGACCCCGGCTTCTCTTCCCGATTCTGGCAGCGTGTGACCTCATGA
- a CDS encoding UbiA prenyltransferase family protein: MLPALALARPHQYLKNGFVLLGPLFAHQWDLVTLSQALLAFLAFCCMASAVYVLNDIMDIEADRAHPVKCRRPLPSGAISLGTAKRLLAGLVVGSVALSLLVSGWVTLFVASYFVINIFYSWHLKHVVILDVFLISSGFMLRILAGTVGLGIAPSAWLLLCGLMVTLFLGFAKRRAELLMLEAT, encoded by the coding sequence CACTGGCCCGTCCCCACCAGTATCTGAAAAACGGCTTCGTGCTTCTGGGGCCGCTGTTCGCCCACCAATGGGATCTCGTCACGCTCAGCCAGGCGCTGCTGGCCTTCTTGGCTTTCTGCTGCATGGCCAGTGCGGTCTATGTGCTCAACGACATCATGGACATCGAGGCGGACCGGGCGCACCCCGTGAAGTGTCGTCGCCCGTTGCCCAGCGGGGCCATCTCGCTGGGCACCGCCAAGCGTCTGCTGGCCGGCCTGGTGGTGGGATCGGTGGCTCTATCGCTGCTGGTCAGTGGCTGGGTCACGCTGTTCGTGGCGAGCTACTTCGTCATCAATATCTTCTACTCCTGGCACCTCAAGCACGTGGTGATCCTGGACGTGTTCCTGATCTCCTCCGGCTTCATGCTGCGCATCCTGGCCGGCACAGTGGGCCTGGGCATCGCACCGTCCGCCTGGCTACTGCTGTGTGGCCTGATGGTCACGCTGTTCCTGGGCTTCGCCAAGCGCCGCGCCGAGCTGCTGATGCTGGAGGCCACCTAA
- a CDS encoding HAD-IB family hydrolase, protein MSHNDTPNARPVAFFDFDGTLTTGDTLMPFLKFVVGTPTYYAKLALVSPVLAAYFAKLLRNDIAKQIVLKQYLAGYHIDDLFERGQRFSDEVIPAMLRPEGMERLRWHQQQGHACVLISASLDLYLSPWARRYGFDALFSSQLATRRDGRASGALQGANCHGATKRVKLMQYLAGRNAQCTFGYGDSTGDDAMLGATDNGYRWNGKRFAAVS, encoded by the coding sequence ATGAGCCACAACGACACTCCCAACGCCCGCCCCGTGGCGTTTTTCGACTTCGACGGCACCCTGACGACCGGCGATACGCTGATGCCGTTTCTCAAGTTCGTCGTCGGCACGCCGACCTACTACGCCAAGCTCGCCCTGGTCAGCCCGGTGCTGGCGGCCTACTTCGCCAAGCTGCTGCGTAACGACATCGCCAAACAGATCGTGCTCAAGCAGTACCTGGCCGGTTATCACATCGATGATCTCTTCGAGCGGGGCCAGCGCTTCAGCGACGAGGTGATCCCCGCCATGCTGCGCCCAGAGGGCATGGAGCGACTCAGATGGCACCAGCAACAAGGGCATGCCTGCGTGTTGATCAGTGCCTCACTCGATCTCTATCTTTCGCCGTGGGCCCGCCGATACGGTTTCGATGCGCTGTTTTCCAGCCAGCTTGCGACACGGCGTGATGGGCGAGCCAGTGGCGCCCTGCAGGGAGCCAACTGCCATGGCGCTACCAAAAGGGTAAAACTCATGCAGTATCTGGCCGGCAGGAATGCCCAGTGCACCTTCGGCTATGGCGATAGTACAGGCGATGACGCCATGCTGGGCGCCACGGACAACGGGTATCGGTGGAATGGCAAGCGCTTTGCTGCTGTTTCTTAA
- a CDS encoding IS1380 family transposase produces the protein MPNVKFRASRRTLTSHAGLSIIGQCFEIAGVDSIDGRFPTTLGMRTSDVVKSYLGLLCLGMSDYDAIENFRRDKPFQQLLTLQKVPSTATLRQRLEKLAANDLQARTATWSTTLLSLVEAPITAETTHVCLDIDTFVMDNSNSKKEGVSRTYQKIDGYTPIAAYLGNEGWCLGLELRPGKQHTMKESNAFLERVLPRAQGLTEQPILLREDSGFDSQAHLALLEQQRHAFADEGRRLDYVVKWNPRGSATADQDTWRAVAADYWQELRPGKRQALWTQTVSVHDDTKVEYVVKRVMRLVERTADRDGQLLLEPAYELEGWWTSLDEAPEAVIKRYQAHATHEQFHSEIKTDLDLERLPSGKFATNDLILRLAQLAYNILRLMGQLGMTGELSPVRHPAKRRRIRTVLQELVHRAALVIHKARQIVLDFGQDIGRMTVLNTLRRRMRYPRGTPC, from the coding sequence ATGCCCAACGTCAAATTCCGCGCCAGTCGCCGCACCCTCACCAGCCATGCCGGGCTGTCGATCATCGGGCAGTGCTTCGAGATTGCCGGCGTCGACAGCATCGACGGACGCTTCCCCACCACGCTGGGCATGCGTACCAGCGATGTGGTCAAGAGCTACCTGGGCCTGCTGTGTCTGGGCATGAGCGACTATGACGCTATCGAGAACTTCCGCCGCGACAAGCCCTTCCAGCAACTGCTGACCCTGCAGAAGGTGCCGAGCACGGCAACGTTGCGACAGCGGCTGGAGAAACTGGCCGCCAACGACCTTCAGGCGCGCACCGCCACCTGGTCCACGACCCTACTGTCACTGGTCGAGGCACCGATCACCGCTGAGACGACGCACGTCTGTCTGGACATCGACACCTTCGTCATGGACAACAGCAACTCTAAGAAGGAAGGTGTCTCGCGGACCTACCAGAAGATCGATGGCTACACCCCGATCGCCGCTTATCTGGGCAACGAAGGGTGGTGTCTGGGCCTGGAGCTGCGACCCGGCAAGCAGCACACCATGAAGGAGAGCAATGCCTTCCTGGAGCGAGTACTGCCTCGCGCCCAGGGTCTGACCGAGCAACCGATCCTGCTGCGCGAGGACAGCGGCTTCGACAGCCAGGCGCACCTGGCGCTTCTCGAACAGCAGCGCCACGCCTTTGCCGATGAGGGGCGCCGGCTCGACTATGTCGTCAAATGGAACCCGCGCGGCTCGGCCACGGCCGATCAGGATACCTGGCGGGCCGTAGCGGCGGACTACTGGCAAGAACTGCGCCCAGGCAAACGCCAGGCGCTGTGGACGCAGACCGTCTCGGTCCACGACGACACCAAGGTCGAATATGTCGTCAAGCGGGTGATGCGCCTGGTGGAGCGCACCGCCGATCGCGATGGCCAGTTGCTGCTCGAACCGGCCTATGAGCTGGAAGGCTGGTGGACCAGCCTGGACGAGGCGCCGGAGGCGGTGATCAAGCGCTATCAGGCGCATGCCACTCACGAGCAATTCCACAGCGAGATCAAGACGGATCTCGATCTGGAGCGGCTACCGTCGGGCAAGTTCGCCACCAACGATCTGATCCTGCGCCTCGCTCAGCTGGCCTACAACATCCTGCGGCTGATGGGACAACTGGGCATGACTGGCGAGCTGAGCCCGGTTCGTCATCCCGCCAAGCGGCGCCGGATCCGGACCGTGCTACAAGAACTGGTGCATCGTGCAGCGCTCGTGATCCACAAGGCACGCCAGATCGTCCTCGACTTTGGGCAAGACATCGGGCGTATGACGGTATTGAACACCCTGCGAAGGCGGATGCGCTATCCGCGAGGCACGCCATGCTGA
- a CDS encoding IS3 family transposase (programmed frameshift): MSKQKRNTHSPELKAKVALEAVRGLKTANEIAQEFGVHPVQVGQWKKALLADSATLFDKKRGPKPKPEYQTDEKLYGEIGRLKMELDWLKKKFRDQPAMIRRSWIDATDQVPLARQCALADVARSTVYAQRQPKVPADLNIELCHALDEIYTRWPFYGSRRMVVELGRRGFRVNRKRVQRLMRHMGLAGMAPGPMTSQSHPDHKVYPYLLRGVSVTRPNQVWSTDVTYIRLAHGFVYLVAIIDWYSRKVLSWRLSNTMDAGFCVDALESALRLHGAPEIFNSDQGSQFTSQAFTGVLKDAGVTISMDGRGRAFDNIFVERLWRTVKYEDVYLKGYASLGELTLGLSDYFAFYNVQRPHQSLENQTPDDVYQSGLGGGASIPDHFGRQKDAAQNQNTGQRCAAATMAETIT, encoded by the exons ATGTCGAAGCAGAAACGTAACACCCACTCGCCGGAGCTGAAGGCCAAGGTCGCCTTGGAGGCGGTCCGTGGCTTGAAGACGGCCAACGAAATCGCGCAGGAATTCGGGGTCCACCCTGTCCAGGTCGGCCAGTGGAAGAAGGCGCTGCTGGCTGACTCGGCCACCTTGTTCGACAAGAAGCGGGGTCCCAAGCCCAAGCCTGAATATCAGACCGACGAGAAGCTCTACGGGGAGATCGGCCGCCTGAAGATGGAGCTCGACTGGCTGAAAAAAAAGT TCCGGGATCAACCTGCCATGATCCGCCGCAGCTGGATCGATGCGACCGACCAGGTGCCCCTGGCTCGACAGTGCGCGTTGGCAGACGTCGCCAGATCAACGGTTTATGCTCAGCGACAGCCGAAGGTGCCAGCGGATCTGAATATCGAGCTATGCCACGCGCTCGATGAGATCTACACGCGCTGGCCGTTCTATGGCAGCCGTCGGATGGTGGTGGAGCTGGGGCGGCGTGGCTTTCGGGTCAACCGCAAGCGTGTTCAGCGTCTAATGCGCCACATGGGGCTGGCAGGCATGGCGCCAGGCCCTATGACCAGCCAATCGCACCCAGACCACAAGGTCTATCCGTACCTGCTACGCGGCGTATCGGTCACACGCCCGAATCAGGTGTGGAGCACCGATGTCACATACATTCGGCTGGCACATGGCTTCGTGTATCTGGTGGCGATCATCGACTGGTACAGCCGCAAGGTGTTGAGCTGGCGGCTGAGCAATACCATGGACGCCGGCTTCTGCGTCGATGCTCTGGAAAGCGCTCTGCGGCTGCATGGCGCGCCGGAGATCTTCAACAGCGACCAGGGCTCTCAATTCACGAGCCAGGCCTTCACGGGAGTGCTCAAGGACGCGGGCGTCACCATCAGCATGGACGGCCGTGGCCGGGCGTTCGACAACATCTTCGTCGAGCGGCTATGGCGGACGGTCAAGTATGAAGACGTGTACCTGAAGGGCTATGCGAGCCTCGGCGAGCTGACCCTCGGTCTATCCGACTACTTCGCGTTCTACAACGTCCAGCGCCCTCACCAGTCGCTGGAGAACCAGACCCCGGACGACGTTTATCAGTCGGGCCTCGGGGGCGGCGCTTCCATTCCTGACCACTTCGGTCGTCAGAAGGATGCCGCACAGAACCAAAACACAGGGCAGCGCTGTGCAGCTGCAACCATGGCTGAGACGATAACTTAA